The Manis javanica isolate MJ-LG chromosome 6, MJ_LKY, whole genome shotgun sequence genome contains a region encoding:
- the PATE1 gene encoding prostate and testis expressed protein 1 — protein sequence MGKCLLLGLPILLHCFRALSGSFADKEHAKIVQCRMCHLQFPGEECSRGRGICAAAKEEACTTGRIFKNDGTPWLTFMGCLKNCANVNRIKWSAYLVDFRCCRGSDLCNEDL from the exons ATGGGTAAGTGCCTCCTGCTGGGACTCCCCATCCTGCTCCACTGCTTCAGAG CATTATCTGGTTCATTTGCAGACAAAGAACATGCAA AAATCGTTCAGTGCAGGATGTGCCACCTCCAGTTCCCGGGAGAGGAGTGTTCCAGGGGCAGAGGAATATGCGCTGCAGCAAAAGAGGAGGCTTGCACCACTGGAAGGATTTTCAAAA ATGACGGTACCCCCTGGCTGACCTTCATGGGCTGCCTGAAGAACTGTGCGAATGTGAACCGCATTAAATGGAGTGCCTACCTGGTGGACTTCAGGTGCTGCAGGGGCTCTGACCTGTGCAACGAGGACCTCTAG